One genomic region from Electrophorus electricus isolate fEleEle1 chromosome 25, fEleEle1.pri, whole genome shotgun sequence encodes:
- the hao2 gene encoding hydroxyacid oxidase 2, translating to MAMVCLNDFEQYARLHLPKATWDYYAAGADDGCTRDDNLQAYRRIRLRPRMLRDVSVCDTRTTVLGTEISFPVGIAPTAFHCLAWHEGELATARATESLNTCYITSTSSTCSVEEICAAAPHGYRWFQLYVYRHRGISEQLVRRVEALGYKALVFTVDVPYTGKRRDDIRNRFKLPAHLKVKNFEGTFQDTTGPEEYGVPANTMDPSLSWKDVHWLQSVTCLPIIIKGILTKEDAELAVEHGVQGLIVSNHGGRQLDGGPATIDCLSEIVDTVKGRIEVYMDGGVRTGTDVLKALALGAKCVFIGRPAVWGLAYKGEQGVREVLQILHQEFHLAMALSGCRNVAEINRNLVQFSKL from the exons ATGGCGATGGTGTGTCTGAACGACTTCGAGCAGTATGCCAGGCTGCACCTGCCCAAGGCCACCTGGGACTACTACGCTGCTGGGGCCGACGATGGTTGCACCAGAGACGACAACCTGCAGGCCTACAGGAG GATCCGACTCAGGCCACGGATGTTGCGTGATGTGTCCGTGTGCGACACACGGACCACTGTGTTGGGAACAGAGATCAGCTTCCCGGTGGGTATCGCACCCACGGCGTTCCACTGTCTGGCCTGGCATGAGGGAGAACTGGCCACTGCCCGGG CCACAGAGTCGTTGAACACCTGTTACATCACCAGCACATCCTCCACCTGCTccgtcgaggagatctgtgcaGCGGCTCCCCATGGTTACCGCTGGTTCCAGCTCTACGTGTACCGCCACCGCGGCATCTCCGAGCAGCTGGTACGCAGGGTAGAGGCGCTGGGCTACAAGGCCCTGGTGTTCACCGTAGATGTGCCATACACGGGCAAACGCCGCGACGACATCCGCAACCGGTTTAAGCTTCCTGCACACCTGAAGGTCAAGAACTTTGAGGGCACCTTTCAG GACACTACAGGTCCTGAAGAGTACGGCGTTCCCGCCAACACCATGGACCCGTCTCTCAGCTGGAAGGACGTGCACTGGCTGCAGTCTGTCACGTGCCTGCCCATTATAATCAAAGGCATCCTGACCAAAGAGGACGCTGAGCTGGCAGTTGAGCATGGTGTCCAGGGACTGATCGTGTCAAATCACGGGGGCCGGCAGCTGGATGGGGGGCCGGCCACG aTAGACTGCCTGTCCGAGATAGTGGACACAGTGAAAGGGCGCATCGAGGTGTACATGGATGGGGGCGTCCGCACAGGCACTGACGTGCTCAAGGCTTTGGCCTTGGgagccaaatgtgtttttattggCCGACCGGCAGTCTGGGGCCTTGCTTACAAG GGGGAGCAGGGTGTGAGGGAAGTCCTGCAGATCCTACACCAGGAGTTCCATCTGGCCATGGCCTTGTCAG GCTGCAGAAACGTGGCTGAGATTAACAGGAACCTCGTTCAGTTCTCCAAGCTCTGA